One genomic region from Planktothrix serta PCC 8927 encodes:
- a CDS encoding contact-dependent growth inhibition system immunity protein: MTEQQFPALAQFCSAYFHQDWDLEAPDALGIIRNYLKDESISQVQQTIKEIEQLLSLNLETEKLKNFLESDLKCYYNPRVYNISHSDWLLWVQISLKQGVFTRIPLLA; encoded by the coding sequence ATGACCGAACAACAATTTCCCGCCCTCGCTCAATTTTGCAGTGCTTACTTCCATCAAGATTGGGATTTAGAAGCACCGGATGCTCTGGGAATTATCCGCAATTATCTCAAAGACGAATCAATTTCCCAAGTGCAACAAACTATCAAAGAAATCGAGCAGTTACTTTCACTTAATCTCGAAACAGAGAAATTAAAAAATTTCCTAGAGTCCGACTTAAAATGCTACTACAATCCTAGAGTTTATAATATATCTCATTCAGATTGGCTACTGTGGGTGCAGATATCTTTGAAACAAGGAGTTTTTACCAGAATCCCTCTATTAGCATAA
- a CDS encoding GIY-YIG nuclease family protein, with amino-acid sequence MAELEGNIYLLQAEGTKRFKIEMSKQVLTRNQILNDQVPYALKVIEIFSSPEPQKDQAKLHEIFAYRHLQSDWFEFDSPEYATRLIQDYFRLRQETHHQINTLSQHLKSSTQKLKNAEEKLNRLEQDFQKLQQERDRLFEFKVAIQRDMTRILSRLESHGLNGNSIYTEQSLRHTAMSQIRYRLGVAQQKRCLQLGDTVIMVGFSLFEYEPKFEQFKTCLDKYSISAGEEYTEDTSLLEAGVPLGIYFTTDKPYARLEIEIPRRYWALPGMVPELFKELKEVGCEVRYCRLVHVDEDGDTGELGFIPCDSLDEIWHQVLTQIRPLGIQTLLRQQGSLIELSPESTRVGVTSRTLVKMIQEKIPNLESAFEEILGIRFCVNVELINDSP; translated from the coding sequence ATGGCAGAGCTAGAAGGTAATATTTATCTATTACAAGCTGAAGGGACAAAACGATTTAAAATTGAAATGTCTAAGCAGGTATTAACGCGGAATCAAATCCTTAATGATCAGGTTCCCTATGCGTTAAAAGTGATCGAAATATTTAGTAGTCCTGAACCTCAAAAAGATCAAGCAAAACTGCATGAAATTTTTGCCTATCGTCATTTACAAAGTGATTGGTTTGAGTTTGATTCTCCCGAATATGCAACTCGCTTAATTCAAGACTATTTCCGTTTGCGTCAAGAAACCCATCACCAAATTAACACCCTTTCCCAGCATTTAAAATCTTCAACGCAAAAATTAAAAAATGCAGAAGAGAAATTAAATCGCCTGGAACAAGACTTTCAAAAGTTGCAACAGGAACGCGATCGCCTGTTTGAATTTAAAGTTGCCATTCAAAGAGATATGACCCGAATTCTTTCTCGTTTAGAATCTCATGGATTAAATGGAAATAGTATTTACACCGAACAATCCTTAAGACATACCGCCATGAGTCAAATCCGTTATCGCTTAGGTGTTGCTCAACAAAAACGCTGTTTACAGTTAGGTGATACCGTGATTATGGTGGGGTTTTCCTTGTTTGAATATGAACCTAAATTTGAACAATTTAAAACCTGTTTAGACAAATATTCCATTAGCGCAGGTGAAGAATATACGGAAGATACATCTTTATTAGAAGCGGGAGTTCCCCTGGGAATTTATTTTACAACGGATAAACCTTATGCTCGTTTAGAAATTGAAATACCCCGACGATATTGGGCTTTACCGGGGATGGTTCCCGAACTGTTTAAAGAATTAAAAGAAGTGGGATGTGAGGTGCGTTATTGTCGCTTAGTTCATGTGGATGAAGATGGCGATACAGGGGAATTAGGGTTTATTCCTTGTGATAGTTTAGATGAAATTTGGCATCAAGTTTTAACCCAAATTAGACCCTTGGGAATTCAAACTTTATTGCGTCAACAGGGAAGTTTAATTGAGTTAAGTCCAGAAAGCACTCGTGTCGGTGTTACCAGTCGAACCTTAGTGAAAATGATTCAGGAGAAAATTCCTAATCTTGAATCTGCTTTTGAAGAAATATTAGGAATTCGCTTTTGTGTAAATGTTGAATTAATCAATGATTCTCCTTAA
- a CDS encoding XisI protein, translating into MEGINYSELVQTVLKRHTANHLSEDTEKELILDKESDHYLLVHVGWENQERVYGCVVHVDIKDGKIWIQRDLTESGIANELVELGVPKTDIVLGFRAPYVRQFTGFAVA; encoded by the coding sequence ATGGAAGGAATAAATTATTCAGAGTTAGTTCAGACTGTCTTAAAAAGACATACAGCCAATCATTTATCTGAAGATACAGAAAAAGAGTTAATTCTTGATAAAGAGAGCGATCACTATCTTTTAGTTCATGTAGGTTGGGAAAATCAAGAGCGAGTTTATGGTTGTGTGGTTCATGTAGATATCAAAGATGGGAAAATTTGGATTCAGCGCGATTTAACAGAATCAGGAATTGCTAACGAATTGGTAGAATTAGGTGTACCGAAAACGGATATTGTTTTGGGATTTCGAGCGCCTTATGTGCGACAGTTTACAGGGTTTGCAGTGGCTTAA
- the leuB gene encoding 3-isopropylmalate dehydrogenase, with translation MSQNYRITLLPGDGIGPEIIAVAVDALKVVGKQLNITFNFHQALMGGVAIDATGEPLPPETLEQCLKSDAVLLAAIGGYKWDNLPRHQRPETGLLGLRAGLQLFANLRPATILPHLIDASSLKKEIVEGVDIMVVRELTGGIYFGQPKGIFETETGEKRGVNTMAYTESEIDRIGRVGFETAQKRRGRLCSVDKANVLDVSQLWRDRITLLASEYPDVELSHLYVDNAAMQLVRAPKQFDTIVTGNLFGDILSDAAAMLTGSIGMLPSASLGASGPGVFEPVHGSAPDIAGQDKANPLAQVLSAAMMLRYGLDQPVAADKLENAVLKVLDWGYRTGDIMSEGMKLVGCQQIGEMLLKALEED, from the coding sequence ATGAGTCAAAACTACCGCATTACTCTACTTCCTGGCGATGGAATCGGCCCTGAAATTATAGCGGTGGCGGTCGATGCGTTAAAAGTCGTTGGCAAGCAACTAAATATTACGTTCAATTTTCATCAAGCGTTGATGGGAGGAGTCGCCATTGACGCCACCGGAGAACCCCTTCCCCCAGAAACCTTAGAACAGTGTCTCAAGAGTGATGCGGTACTGTTGGCAGCCATTGGGGGATACAAATGGGACAATTTACCCCGCCATCAACGGCCAGAAACCGGGTTGTTAGGGTTACGGGCCGGATTACAATTATTTGCCAATTTGCGTCCGGCGACGATTTTACCTCATTTAATTGATGCTTCATCTTTGAAAAAAGAAATTGTGGAAGGCGTCGATATTATGGTTGTCCGCGAACTAACAGGCGGAATCTATTTTGGACAACCCAAGGGAATTTTTGAGACGGAAACCGGGGAAAAACGCGGTGTCAATACAATGGCTTACACCGAATCTGAGATTGACCGCATTGGCCGTGTGGGGTTTGAAACCGCCCAGAAGCGTCGAGGTAGACTCTGTTCTGTAGATAAGGCGAATGTCTTGGATGTGTCTCAGTTATGGCGCGATCGCATCACCTTACTCGCCTCAGAATATCCCGATGTCGAGTTATCTCATTTATATGTAGATAACGCAGCTATGCAGTTAGTTCGCGCCCCCAAACAGTTTGATACAATTGTCACGGGGAACCTATTTGGCGATATTCTCTCCGATGCGGCAGCAATGTTAACGGGAAGTATCGGAATGTTACCTTCTGCCAGTTTAGGAGCATCTGGCCCTGGGGTGTTTGAGCCTGTTCACGGGTCAGCGCCAGATATTGCGGGACAGGATAAAGCCAACCCCCTCGCCCAAGTCCTGAGCGCTGCGATGATGTTACGCTATGGTTTAGATCAACCCGTTGCTGCGGACAAGTTGGAAAATGCCGTTTTAAAAGTATTAGATTGGGGATATCGCACGGGAGATATTATGTCTGAGGGGATGAAATTAGTCGGTTGTCAACAAATAGGAGAAATGTTGTTAAAGGCGTTAGAAGAAGATTAA
- a CDS encoding CapA family protein yields the protein MNIRSKNHLITLILTSSFLMLFGGCDRNITPTTTSEVAEVTATQPPKPQPYTKAAELVAVGDLMMHGAQIKSGYNPTTKTYNYDNFFTEVKGILSSGNWIIGNLETTLAGPETGYTGYPLFNAPDPLADAIKKAGFNIISTTNNHSLDRGEKGVLKTLENVKKRGLIPVGTATSAQEAAKIVIVEKNNISMAILGYSYGTNGIPIPKGKNYLVSLIDAKKITQDITKARQSGVDLVTVILHFGLEYQRQPNAEQKALVKQLVNAGANIILGSHPHVVQPYQIIEQTDKLGKPKKAVVIYSMGNFISNQREKYRDLGVVFKVNILKHFPDETTEIKDIKAIPTWVHRYSQNGKYQFRVLPIEQVLKSRKDPLLSPSDYQQLEIDLKNMNRHLNSFQ from the coding sequence ATGAATATTAGATCAAAAAATCACTTAATTACTTTAATATTAACCAGTAGTTTTTTAATGTTATTTGGGGGATGCGATCGCAATATAACCCCGACAACAACATCAGAAGTCGCCGAAGTCACCGCGACTCAACCGCCTAAACCTCAACCCTATACAAAAGCAGCAGAATTAGTGGCGGTGGGTGATCTGATGATGCACGGCGCACAAATTAAATCCGGTTATAACCCAACTACAAAAACCTATAATTATGATAATTTTTTTACTGAAGTTAAAGGGATTTTATCTTCTGGAAATTGGATTATTGGTAACTTAGAAACGACTTTAGCAGGCCCAGAAACCGGGTATACTGGATATCCTTTATTTAATGCCCCAGATCCCCTAGCTGATGCGATCAAAAAAGCCGGGTTTAATATTATTTCTACGACTAATAATCATTCCTTAGATCGAGGAGAAAAAGGCGTTTTAAAAACCTTAGAAAATGTTAAAAAACGAGGTTTAATTCCAGTTGGGACAGCTACCTCTGCTCAAGAAGCTGCTAAAATTGTTATCGTTGAAAAGAATAATATTTCTATGGCGATTTTAGGCTATAGTTATGGAACAAACGGCATCCCAATTCCTAAAGGTAAAAATTATTTAGTGTCTCTTATTGATGCCAAAAAAATTACTCAAGATATTACTAAAGCTCGTCAATCTGGGGTCGATCTTGTTACCGTTATTTTACATTTTGGCTTAGAATATCAACGTCAACCCAATGCTGAACAAAAAGCCTTAGTAAAACAGTTAGTGAATGCCGGGGCTAATATTATTTTAGGTAGTCATCCCCATGTTGTCCAACCCTATCAAATTATTGAACAAACTGACAAGTTAGGAAAACCTAAAAAAGCAGTTGTGATTTATTCTATGGGGAATTTTATCTCTAATCAACGGGAAAAATATCGAGATTTGGGAGTGGTTTTTAAAGTTAATATTTTAAAACATTTCCCCGATGAAACCACTGAAATTAAAGATATTAAAGCGATACCCACTTGGGTACATCGCTATAGCCAGAATGGAAAATATCAGTTTCGAGTTCTTCCAATTGAACAGGTGTTAAAATCTCGGAAAGACCCATTATTATCGCCCTCAGATTATCAACAATTAGAAATCGACTTAAAGAATATGAATCGTCATCTGAATTCCTTCCAATAG
- a CDS encoding Uma2 family endonuclease: MTARLPVLVPQFNITWPRLPDNFILPDDPVENTDHPLLATALRLALSDLPDKCDNALITSNFALCAAINSRMICKAPDWMYVQPVEPWLHSYPRRSYTPHTEGPIPTVVMEFLSETYGEEYSVESQQRIGKWLFYEQIIRVPTYVIFRPDTSHLEVYRLQSERYQLQPPDETGRYWITGLDLYLGLWEGSREGRTGSWLRWWSPQGEILVWPEEAREQERQRANLAEQRAEEEHQRAEEERQRAERLAEKLRELGVNLED, from the coding sequence ATGACTGCTCGTTTACCCGTTCTGGTTCCGCAGTTTAACATTACCTGGCCCCGGTTGCCAGATAACTTTATTTTGCCAGATGATCCCGTGGAAAATACAGACCATCCCCTTTTAGCAACAGCACTGCGACTCGCTCTCAGTGATTTACCGGATAAATGCGACAATGCTTTAATCACCAGTAATTTTGCCCTCTGTGCCGCCATTAACAGCCGCATGATCTGTAAAGCACCGGACTGGATGTATGTGCAACCTGTGGAACCTTGGCTCCACAGTTATCCCCGTCGTAGCTATACCCCCCATACAGAAGGGCCAATTCCAACGGTGGTGATGGAATTTCTCTCGGAGACCTACGGAGAGGAATATTCCGTTGAGTCCCAACAACGCATCGGGAAATGGTTATTTTATGAACAAATTATCCGTGTTCCTACTTATGTAATTTTTCGACCGGATACCTCCCACTTAGAAGTTTACCGTTTACAGTCGGAACGGTATCAATTGCAACCTCCAGATGAAACGGGACGCTATTGGATAACGGGTTTAGACCTCTATCTCGGACTGTGGGAGGGTTCTAGGGAGGGCAGAACCGGGTCTTGGTTGCGGTGGTGGAGTCCCCAAGGAGAAATTTTAGTTTGGCCAGAAGAAGCCAGGGAACAGGAACGCCAAAGAGCAAATCTTGCTGAACAACGGGCTGAAGAAGAACACCAACGGGCGGAAGAAGAACGCCAACGGGCTGAACGTTTAGCAGAAAAACTTCGTGAATTAGGAGTTAATTTAGAAGATTGA
- a CDS encoding universal stress protein: MDYQKILVAIDRTPQAEFVFHQSLQLAKVYKSQLKLFHCISVSPMILGSPGDLYGQRLNHGAQIQHELIEQEINEVSGWLSTFVNYAEQQGVSIETEYQVGEAGYWIREMTKKWGADLVVVGRRNRSELAELFLGSVSNYVVHHVKCSVLVVQQPED, translated from the coding sequence ATGGATTATCAAAAAATTTTAGTGGCAATTGACCGAACTCCCCAAGCCGAGTTTGTTTTTCATCAAAGCTTACAACTGGCTAAAGTTTATAAAAGCCAGTTAAAGCTGTTTCATTGTATTAGTGTATCCCCAATGATTTTAGGTTCTCCTGGGGATTTATATGGTCAACGATTAAACCATGGGGCACAAATTCAACATGAATTAATTGAACAAGAAATTAATGAAGTTTCGGGATGGTTGTCAACCTTTGTTAATTATGCTGAACAGCAAGGAGTTTCTATCGAAACCGAATATCAAGTGGGAGAAGCAGGATATTGGATTCGAGAAATGACGAAAAAATGGGGGGCTGATTTAGTGGTTGTCGGAAGACGTAACCGTTCAGAATTAGCAGAATTGTTTTTAGGAAGTGTGAGTAATTATGTGGTTCATCATGTTAAATGTTCTGTCTTAGTCGTCCAACAACCTGAAGATTAA
- a CDS encoding ABC transporter ATP-binding protein has protein sequence MIKTEFVNVTFNLGTALEKIALREINLTIPEGQFVTVIGSNGAGKSTLLNVLTGDIIPNSGKVWINYQEVTTWSSSKRAKFVARVFQNPLAGSCANLTVEENLALAYRRGSLRGFHSALNHRLRDQFRSQLARLNLGLENRLSDRMGLLSGGQRQAVSLLMSTLAPHQVLLLDEHTAALDPKTANYILQLTREIVNENRLTTLMVTHSMRQALDLGDRTLMLHEGKIIFDISGSQRQGLTVTDLLQLFEQQQQEALTDDALLLG, from the coding sequence ATGATTAAAACTGAATTCGTTAATGTTACGTTTAATCTAGGGACGGCTTTAGAAAAAATTGCACTCAGAGAAATTAATCTAACGATTCCTGAAGGTCAGTTTGTGACGGTTATTGGTAGTAATGGAGCGGGAAAATCAACATTATTGAATGTTTTAACCGGAGATATTATTCCCAATTCGGGTAAGGTTTGGATTAATTATCAAGAGGTAACAACTTGGTCATCCTCAAAACGAGCTAAATTTGTGGCGAGAGTTTTTCAAAATCCTTTAGCGGGTTCCTGTGCTAATTTAACCGTTGAAGAAAACTTAGCTTTAGCCTATCGTCGAGGGTCTTTAAGAGGGTTTCATTCTGCCTTAAATCATCGCTTACGAGATCAATTTCGCTCGCAGTTAGCCCGGTTAAATTTAGGCTTGGAAAATCGTTTAAGCGATCGCATGGGATTATTATCAGGAGGTCAACGTCAAGCGGTAAGTTTATTAATGTCAACCTTAGCTCCCCATCAAGTTTTACTCCTCGATGAACATACGGCAGCCCTTGACCCAAAAACGGCAAATTATATTCTACAATTAACCCGTGAAATTGTAAATGAAAACCGATTAACAACCTTGATGGTGACTCATAGTATGCGTCAAGCTTTAGATTTAGGCGATCGCACCTTAATGTTACATGAAGGAAAAATTATTTTTGATATTTCCGGTTCCCAACGTCAGGGGTTAACGGTTACTGACTTACTCCAGTTATTTGAACAACAGCAACAAGAAGCTTTAACGGATGATGCCCTTTTATTGGGATAA
- a CDS encoding HlyD family efflux transporter periplasmic adaptor subunit, whose product MTTHPKKILQPRQPLKVVPPSIQDSSIPQPVQSSESISSSKSIFSHRGLTGGMIILGLISIGMIPLNPRLNGKTTITSTVEKRQSVTMPQMGILSLRVRSNQIVKPGDILATISSPELDKQIADTQEALAENKASITINQQKLFLAQSQLEIAKTSQMIAEQKLQKKREELQKATTENQFPKIRGIQNEQQGIQNEILGVRNQISGLENEISGIYSEIETIEISIESLKKQLDMAETAMKQRKLAVQEGALSVFSLVDDEQKIEALKGEINQQQQQIFTRQQQINQKQNQIRQTEQLIAQKNQTIELKSEQINEVTDFLEQELDETQYQVQQKLAERVSAQKEVDAALAELMAQQKLLTQKESEFNRLQQQKQQLIIKSNIPGTVITPDLDLVNHQTLEVGREILNVVNLLTLTGLVEIRQEDIDLINPTSPVIFKPRQATPHQYQAKIQNIPPVIKSDESNQKSVLQVKISIDNADQKLQPGLMGEAHFETHNMRVYQVIQREVLKLFPWWKI is encoded by the coding sequence ATGACAACACACCCCAAAAAAATATTACAACCTCGTCAACCTTTAAAAGTTGTTCCTCCTAGTATTCAAGATAGTTCTATTCCTCAACCTGTCCAATCTTCGGAATCTATTTCTAGTTCTAAATCGATATTTTCTCATCGGGGATTAACTGGGGGGATGATTATATTAGGATTAATTAGTATTGGGATGATTCCTCTAAATCCACGATTGAATGGCAAAACAACGATTACCTCAACCGTAGAAAAACGTCAATCTGTTACAATGCCTCAAATGGGAATTTTAAGTCTCCGGGTTCGTTCCAATCAAATTGTAAAACCGGGGGATATTCTTGCTACAATTTCAAGTCCAGAGTTAGATAAACAAATCGCTGATACACAAGAAGCTTTAGCAGAAAATAAAGCTTCTATTACGATTAATCAACAAAAGTTATTTTTAGCTCAATCTCAACTAGAAATTGCTAAAACATCACAAATGATTGCTGAACAAAAGCTTCAAAAGAAGCGCGAAGAACTCCAGAAAGCAACTACAGAAAATCAATTTCCAAAAATTCGAGGAATTCAAAATGAACAGCAAGGAATTCAAAATGAAATTTTAGGGGTTAGAAATCAAATTTCGGGATTAGAAAATGAGATTTCAGGAATTTATAGTGAAATTGAAACGATTGAAATTTCAATAGAAAGCTTAAAAAAACAGCTAGATATGGCTGAAACAGCAATGAAGCAAAGAAAATTAGCGGTTCAAGAAGGCGCCTTATCCGTTTTTTCCCTGGTTGATGATGAGCAGAAAATAGAAGCTCTTAAGGGCGAAATTAATCAACAACAACAGCAAATTTTTACCCGTCAGCAACAGATTAATCAAAAACAAAATCAAATCCGACAGACAGAACAATTAATTGCTCAAAAAAATCAAACGATTGAGTTAAAATCTGAACAAATTAATGAAGTGACTGATTTCTTAGAACAAGAGTTAGATGAAACTCAATACCAAGTTCAACAAAAACTAGCAGAGAGAGTATCGGCGCAAAAAGAAGTTGATGCTGCTTTAGCTGAACTTATGGCTCAACAAAAGTTATTGACCCAAAAAGAATCAGAATTTAATCGTTTACAACAACAAAAACAACAACTGATAATTAAATCTAATATTCCGGGAACTGTAATTACTCCTGATTTGGATTTAGTCAATCATCAAACCTTAGAAGTGGGTCGAGAAATTCTAAATGTTGTTAATTTATTAACCCTAACTGGATTAGTTGAAATTCGCCAAGAAGATATTGATTTAATTAATCCGACTTCACCTGTTATTTTTAAACCTCGTCAGGCTACTCCTCATCAGTATCAAGCCAAAATTCAAAATATTCCACCTGTGATTAAATCCGATGAATCTAATCAAAAATCTGTGCTACAAGTCAAAATATCCATTGATAATGCGGATCAAAAATTACAACCCGGATTAATGGGAGAGGCTCATTTTGAAACTCATAATATGAGAGTTTATCAAGTGATTCAAAGAGAAGTTCTTAAACTATTCCCTTGGTGGAAAATTTAG
- a CDS encoding antitoxin family protein translates to MPQIFRATYRNGTFILNNPCDLTEGTEVELLIQSSYITTVPRRIGWDEKLAIMAQKKDDQLLDDVSTTNWEIEEWQW, encoded by the coding sequence ATGCCCCAGATTTTCAGAGCCACATACCGTAATGGCACATTCATCTTAAATAATCCCTGCGATCTGACTGAAGGTACAGAAGTGGAATTATTAATCCAATCATCTTATATAACAACAGTCCCTCGGCGTATTGGTTGGGATGAAAAACTTGCGATCATGGCACAAAAAAAAGATGACCAGCTACTTGATGATGTTAGCACTACCAATTGGGAAATTGAAGAATGGCAATGGTAG
- a CDS encoding type II toxin-antitoxin system PemK/MazF family toxin: MVVNRFDVFLVNLDPTVGSEIQKTRPCVVISPDEMNHHIATVIVAPMTTKGQPYPTRVTCQFQGKEGQIVLDQIRTVDRTRLVKQLGQISLDEQQAVLKILAEMFAE, encoded by the coding sequence ATGGTAGTGAATCGGTTCGACGTTTTTTTAGTTAATCTCGATCCCACTGTTGGTAGTGAAATTCAGAAAACTCGACCTTGTGTAGTAATTTCTCCTGATGAGATGAATCATCATATTGCTACAGTTATCGTGGCACCGATGACCACTAAAGGTCAACCTTACCCAACCAGAGTTACTTGTCAGTTTCAAGGGAAAGAAGGACAAATAGTTCTCGACCAAATTAGAACGGTCGATCGAACTAGATTAGTCAAACAGCTAGGACAAATTAGCCTAGATGAACAGCAAGCTGTTTTAAAGATTTTAGCCGAAATGTTTGCTGAGTAG
- a CDS encoding GNAT family N-acetyltransferase: MITTTSNHSQTQSYTCRLATVEDASAIAPLWKAFAEERESIDPSMLIQPNFNFEHYITRLLEKPLSFCWVLEHDQTLVGCLFTYFYNEKPPQILPQTMQEEYNLDHPFVPRRVGSVLGLYVQPEHRQAQGIQLLAEAAIAQAEELKVTDIDLMIAADQTGVQALLQRAGFTKSAVQYTRHYDLAPDQELPSLHPPTPELLDVELPTPGAIPLRDPETQELIRNSQGEIVFLMPLTNDQKQIIKTTTGSPIYPTPLRDPGTNQWVFDQNGYLVVCPPVYDELGKVVEYQGIPQFHLPAYEFVEGVIRLKRDDFGRYRFCDVERDSQGYVLRTPDGQLIFKPATELN; this comes from the coding sequence ATGATTACGACGACTTCTAACCATTCCCAAACCCAGTCCTATACCTGCCGTTTAGCGACGGTTGAAGATGCTAGTGCGATCGCTCCGCTTTGGAAAGCATTTGCCGAGGAACGAGAATCGATTGACCCCTCAATGTTAATTCAACCGAATTTTAACTTTGAACATTATATCACACGCTTACTAGAAAAACCCTTATCTTTTTGTTGGGTATTAGAACATGATCAAACCCTTGTTGGCTGTTTATTCACTTATTTTTATAACGAAAAACCGCCTCAAATCCTGCCTCAAACGATGCAGGAAGAATACAATTTAGATCATCCCTTTGTTCCCCGTCGAGTGGGGTCAGTTTTGGGGTTATATGTGCAACCGGAACACCGTCAAGCCCAAGGTATTCAACTGTTAGCAGAAGCTGCGATCGCTCAAGCAGAAGAATTGAAAGTAACGGATATAGATTTAATGATAGCCGCCGATCAAACGGGAGTGCAAGCGCTGTTACAACGGGCAGGATTTACTAAATCGGCTGTCCAATATACCCGCCATTATGATCTCGCTCCTGATCAAGAATTACCGAGTTTACATCCCCCCACTCCTGAACTTTTAGACGTAGAATTACCCACACCCGGAGCCATTCCTTTACGCGACCCTGAAACCCAAGAATTAATTCGTAATTCTCAGGGTGAAATCGTGTTTTTAATGCCTCTAACAAATGACCAAAAACAAATAATCAAAACCACAACAGGTTCTCCCATTTATCCTACTCCCTTAAGAGATCCAGGCACAAATCAATGGGTGTTTGATCAAAATGGTTATTTAGTGGTTTGTCCTCCCGTTTATGATGAATTGGGGAAAGTTGTTGAGTATCAAGGAATTCCTCAATTTCATTTACCAGCCTATGAATTTGTAGAGGGAGTAATTCGTTTAAAACGCGATGATTTTGGTCGTTATCGGTTTTGTGATGTTGAACGAGATTCTCAAGGTTATGTTCTCCGAACTCCCGATGGTCAATTAATTTTTAAACCTGCAACTGAATTGAATTGA
- a CDS encoding RNase A-like domain-containing protein, which translates to MTDFTNITPGGGLTAHESAGGHTLARHVDLTETELANRLATQITLPRASSFLNREIAEQAISDAINANQTQITNWLSGNSSRLQINHTATNPIGVTLTRGAPSTVPDHNLQILFRRDSTLRLGYYILTAYPEP; encoded by the coding sequence GTGACCGATTTTACTAATATAACTCCAGGTGGAGGTCTAACAGCCCATGAATCAGCCGGAGGACATACATTAGCACGGCACGTTGATTTAACAGAAACCGAACTCGCTAATCGACTCGCGACTCAAATAACTCTCCCCAGAGCATCATCCTTCCTGAATCGAGAAATTGCCGAACAAGCCATATCAGACGCGATCAATGCTAACCAAACTCAAATTACCAACTGGCTTAGTGGTAATTCCTCACGGTTACAAATCAACCATACTGCTACTAATCCCATCGGCGTTACTCTAACTCGTGGTGCCCCTAGTACCGTACCCGATCACAACCTACAAATCCTTTTCAGAAGAGATTCTACATTACGATTAGGATACTATATTCTAACAGCATACCCAGAACCATGA
- a CDS encoding element excision factor XisH family protein — MLYRSALRKKQPDRLLYLAVPSEVYREFFLIQFIQEVIAEHRLKLLVFEPSQQEIVLWKE, encoded by the coding sequence TTGCTATATCGTTCAGCACTGAGAAAAAAACAACCCGATCGCCTTCTGTATTTAGCTGTTCCTTCTGAAGTTTATCGGGAATTTTTTTTGATCCAATTTATTCAGGAAGTTATTGCCGAACATCGCTTAAAGTTACTTGTTTTTGAGCCAAGCCAACAGGAGATTGTTTTATGGAAGGAATAA